GGCAAGGCATCAGTGGTATGAGATCTAAGAAAATCAAGTCACGATTAATAGTGAGTTGTTGGATCTCCATTGAACAATCACTGACAAAAGAAAACAAATTACATGGGATAAAAAAAAAAGGATTTTTACGAGACTAATCTAGCAGTGGCTAAGTTCACTAGACCAAGACTTGGAGAAATTCAGGCCCTGCCAGAAGTTTCATGGCAGCCTATGCAACTGTTCTAAGAGAAATTGTTCCATAGTCTGAACGGCAAGAACATGTTAGGGATGCGCATGCGCTAGTTAAGTTTGTGACCTCCCTCTCTGAGGGCGGGCATATTTGGTTTGCCACATATCTCTAGCCCGGTTTGTATCCCTAATAACATTGTATCTCTGTTCCCTAAAAAAAGCTCTTAACGAGGTTATGGACTTGAGTGTTAAAATTCTAGAAATGGGGATATTTTTCCCTTGCCAAAATGACCAAAAAAATCAAAGAAATCATGAATATACTTTAAATCTAGTCTAGAAAATTCAAAGCGTTTTATATGTCACCCACtgtaatttttgattttttttcaaaatatgaaatCATGTTTAAGTTTAAACCAGTGCAATTATCttgcattttttttccttttctccatGTGAAATAACAGTAACAGTGAGCCATCCCATCAGAGTAGAAATTACCTATGATTCTGCGTTTCCGTCTCCACCAAATCAGAGAGACGACCAGAAGAACAATGACACCAGAAGCTACAGGTGCGACAATAAGTAGAGTAGGAAACTCTTTCTGGTCATCTGTTATGGCAGCAAAACGGTGAACTGTGAGTTCAAACATGCATCAACTAAAAATCAAAACTCTTTTTTTTTTCAACATGCATGTATAAATCGAGTCAATATTTTTGTCAAGGTGTATGACTGTGACTTGATTTACATGCATGTGTAAATCGAGTCAACAAGCAGAGTAGGAAACTCTCTCTGGTCATCTGTTATGACAGCAACCAGTTCAAACATGAACTAAAAATATAGAAACTCTTTTTGGGTCCAGTAGGTGTAAATCAAGTCAATTTGCCTCTCAAAAAATTGAGTCAATTTGTGTCAAGACAAAGAAGAAAGGTGCATGGCAACGGTAGGTGGTTGGATAATCTGTACATACCGAATTCTGATTTTGACAACCTCAGGTAGAGATCTTGCCCCCTGTCGACGAGACGTAGATCGACGATGGCATCCGCCCACATGACGCAGCCGGTGCCGTCGCCGCCTCCCCGGATATCGGCCGCGGCATAGGCCAGGCACGAGCAGTCGGCGAAGCACCTCGCCCTGCACTCCTCTAGGGTGACGTGCATGTCCACCGACGCGTTCTGCGTGTCAGGAAGCTTCACGCGCCGCACCACCGCGAAGCCGTCCGTCGTCGCCCCGCCGGCACAGTCCAGGTCCGCGTCTCGTCGGCACCCGCCCGCCGCGGTCTCGTTCACCTCCTGAGCCGACTGCGACGGGGtcccggcggcggggcggctgaaCCCCACGACGCAGCCGCAGAACCCCGACGACGCCGCCTCGGGGTCGCAGAGGCCGAACGGTCCGCACCGCGCGTAGGTGTCGCACTGGTCCCTCGGCCCCTTGAACAAGGGCGTCCACGCCCGGGTGCCCGCGTCCCACATCAGCCGCTCCACGTCGCCGGTGTAGTTCACCACGACGCGGGTCAGCGGCGCGCCGGGCTTGGCGGTGTACCCGTAGGTTACCTCCCACGGGCTCGTCGTCGCCCGCAGCGTGTACTTGTCCGCGTACGCCGTCACCTCCGGGACGCCGTTGAAGTAGAGCCCGTTCCACGGGCCCGTACGGTACCTCTTGACGTCTCCTTGCCACAGGACGATGTCCGGTAGCCCCTTGGTCTCCAGCGTGCGGCGGTAGTCCCCCGGAGACGGGTCGTCGGCGGAGCGCCACGCCGTGAGCTGCCACTCGGCTCCGGTCCAGAGGTCCTTGCCCAGCTTCATGTCGGGCAGCAAGGTGTCCGACGGGTGGTCGAACGACTGCCACAGGGCGGCGTTGCTGCTGCCATTGTGCACGACCAGGTTGCCGGAGTCGAGAAGCTGGACCACCGCGGCGGAGGCGGCCATGAAGTTCGGTGACCACGCCGTCCGGCGAGAGCCGTCGACCAGGACGAGGCTGCTCAGGTCGTCGAACACCAGCATGCCGGACTTGTCGGGCAGAGGCTGGTCGCGGTTGGCGACCCAGCAGACGGTGTCGTTGGACACGGAGAACCATATGCCGAGGTACCTCTTGGTGGACGCCCCGGGAGAGAAGAACCCCAGGGTGAAGGAGCCGTCCGGCGAGACGAGCGTGTCGCCGTCGGTGAGGTTCTGGCCCTTCTCGAACCTGTCACGGACACCGGAGGCGGCGGGGGTTTGGACCGAAAGGAGGAAGAGAGTGATCAAGAGCAGCTGCAGTAGGAGGTGTACCAGAAGTTGGCTGGTTGCCCTCATTGCTTTGCACTGGCCTTGCACAGTAGAGCTCATGCATGGGCCATGGAATATATACAGTCGAATTGAGAGGATGGTCATGCACTGAAGTTGGTACTCGGCTTGGACCGAAAACATAACAGTTTTCATCGAA
This region of Triticum aestivum cultivar Chinese Spring chromosome 2D, IWGSC CS RefSeq v2.1, whole genome shotgun sequence genomic DNA includes:
- the LOC123050207 gene encoding receptor-like serine/threonine-protein kinase SD1-8 is translated as MRATSQLLVHLLLQLLLITLFLLSVQTPAASGVRDRFEKGQNLTDGDTLVSPDGSFTLGFFSPGASTKRYLGIWFSVSNDTVCWVANRDQPLPDKSGMLVFDDLSSLVLVDGSRRTAWSPNFMAASAAVVQLLDSGNLVVHNGSSNAALWQSFDHPSDTLLPDMKLGKDLWTGAEWQLTAWRSADDPSPGDYRRTLETKGLPDIVLWQGDVKRYRTGPWNGLYFNGVPEVTAYADKYTLRATTSPWEVTYGYTAKPGAPLTRVVVNYTGDVERLMWDAGTRAWTPLFKGPRDQCDTYARCGPFGLCDPEAASSGFCGCVVGFSRPAAGTPSQSAQEVNETAAGGCRRDADLDCAGGATTDGFAVVRRVKLPDTQNASVDMHVTLEECRARCFADCSCLAYAAADIRGGGDGTGCVMWADAIVDLRLVDRGQDLYLRLSKSEFDDQKEFPTLLIVAPVASGVIVLLVVSLIWWRRKRRIIGAIPQNPAMAVPSVNLSIIKDVTGNFSESNIIGQGGFSIIYKGLLPEGRMVAVKRLKQSALTTKGKKDFGREVEVMAGLRHGNLVRLLAYCNEGKERILIYEHMQNKSLNVYIFGSGESVIHRDLKPGNILLDDEWKPKIADFGTAKLFVVDQAGPDQTIVVSPGYAAPEYARRGDMTLKCDVYSFGVVLLETLSGERNGGLQRLLSHAWELWKQNRTAELLDTAVVPLAKSEPELLSELKRCIQIGLLCVQETPCERPTMSTVVAMLTSTASQIDRPRRPVLDSGGVVQPSNSSLGLETDLLSPTTIDLT